The DNA region TCGGACATCGTCGACGCCTACGCGCGCGCCGGTGCCAATGATTCCGTCGGCAACCGCGCACCCCGCCGCGCCCGAAGGTGAGCCGACCGTGAGCATCGAGGTGTCCAACGAATCCGGGCTCGACGTCTCCGAGGAGGAGCTCATCAGCGTCGCCCGCTTCGTGATCGACAAGATGGACGTCAACCCGGGCGCGGAGCTGTCGATGGTGCTGCTCGACACCGCCGCGATGGCCGATCTGCACATGCGGTGGATGGATCTGCCGGGGCCCACCGACGTGATGAGCTTCCCGATGGATGAGCTGGAACCGGGCGGCCGGCCCGATGCGCCCGAAGTGGGTCCGTCGATGCTCGGCGACATCGTGCTGTGCCCGCAGTTCGCCGCCGAGCAGGCCAAGAACGCCGGCCACGACGTCGAACACGAGTTGGCGCTGCTGACCGTGCACGGGGTGCTCCACCTGCTGGGCTACGACCACGGCGAGCCTGACGAGGAGAAGGAGATGTTCGCATTGCAGCGTCAGCTGCTTGAGGACTGGTACCACGATCAGGCTCAGCTCTACCGGCGCAACGTGCAGGCCGAGCGCGACAGCAGCCTGCTGGGCAAGTCGCAGCACTTCCTGTCGCCGCCCGCCGACGATCAGCTGTGAGTGAACTGGCGCCGCTGCTGGGGGCGATCGCGCTGGCGGTGCTCGGCGGGTTTTTCGCCGCCATCGACGCGGCCATCAGCACGGTCTCCATCGCCCGCATCGAGGAGATGGTGCGGGACGAGCGGCCCGGCGCGGTCCGGCTGGCCCGGGTGGTCAGCGAACGCCCGCGCTACATCAACCTCGTGGTGCTGCTGCGCATCGCGTGCGAGACCACGGCCACGGTGTTGCTGGTGGAGTACCTCCGGGACCTGATGAGCGTCGGGTGGGCCCTGCTGATCGCGGCCGCGGTCATGGTGGTGGTGAGCTTCGTGTTGATCGGCGTGGGCCCGCGGACCGTGGGCCGTCAGAACGCTTACACCATTGCCCTGGCCTCCGCGCTTCCGCTGCAAGGGATTTCGTTGCTGCTGGCACCGATCAGCCGGCTGCTGATCCTGCTCGGCAACGCGCTGACTCCCGGGCGGGGCTTCCGCAACGGGCCGTTCGCCTCCGAGATCGAGTTGCGCGAGGTCGTCGATATGGCCCAGCAAAGCGGGGTGGTGGCCGACGACGAGCGCCGGATGATCCAGTCGGTGTTCGAACTCGGTGACACCCCGGCCCGTGAGGTGATGGTGCCCCGCACCGAGATGGTGTGGATCGAATCCGACAAGAACGCGGGCCAGGCCACCTCGTTGGCGGTGCGCAGCGGCCACTCGCGGATTCCGGTGATCGGCGAGAACGTCGACGACATCGTCGGCGTGGTGTATCTCAAAGACCTTGTCCAGCAGACGTATCACTCGGTCACCGGTGGCAGCGAAACGCAGATCGCGGACCTGCTGCGGCCCGCGGTGTTCGTTCCCGACTCCAAGCGGCTCGACGAATTGCTGCGCGAGATGCAGCGCGACCGCAATCACATGGTGTTGCTGGTCGACGAGTACGGCGCCATCGCGGGCCTGGTGACCATCGAGGATGTGCTCGAGGAGATCGTCGGCGAGATCGCCGACGAGTACGACGACGATGAGACGGCCCCCGTCGAGGACCTCGGTGATCAGTGTTACCGAGTTTCGACCCGGCTCGGCATCGAGGACCTCGGCGAACTGTATGACGGGGTGGAATTCGAGGACGACCTCGACGTGGACACCGTGGGCGGACTGCTGGCGTTGGAACTGGGCCGGGTGCCGTTGCCGGGAGCGGAGGTCGTCTCGCACGGGTTGCGGATGCGCGCCGAGGGCGGCAATGACCACCGAGGTCGGGTACGTATTGGCACGGTTCTGGTCAGACCCGTGGAACCGCAACATGATTCGAACGAGGAGTCCGGTGACGATGAGTAACGGGGTTGGGCTGGACGTGGCGGCTGCCGCACCGGTGACCGGGGCGGACCGGTCGCGATGAGCGAATTCCGTTCCGGTTTCGTCTGTTTCGTCGGCCGGCCGAACACCGGGAAGTCGACGCTGACCAACGCACTGGTCGGTGAGAAGGTCGCGATCACCTCGAACCGGCCGCAGACCACGCGGCACCGGATCCGAGGCATCGTGCACCGCCCGGACTTTCAGATCGTGCTGGTGGACACCCCGGGTCTGCATCGGCCGCGCACCCTGCTGGGTCAGCGTCTCAATGACCTGGTCAAGGACACCTACTCCGAGGTCGATGTGATCGGGTTGTGCATCCCGGCCGACGAGAAGATCGGGCCGGGGGACCGCTGGATCCTCGAGCAGATCCGCGCGGTCGCACCGCGGACGACGCTGGTGGTCGTCGTCACCAAGATCGACAAGATCACCAAGGACCGCATCGCCGAGCAGTTGCTCGCGGTCAGCGAACTCGTCGGACCGGACGTCGACATCGTGCCGGTGTCGGCCGTCAAGGCCGAACAGCTCGACGTGCTCACCAACGTCCTGGTCGGCAAGCTGCAACCCGGCCCGGCGTTCTACCCGGACGGCGAGCTCACCGACGAGCCCGAGGAAACCCTGATGGCCGAGCTCATCCGGGAGGCCGCGCTCGAGGGTGTGCGCGACGAACTGCCGCACTCGTTGGCCGTCGTGATCGACGAGGTCGAGGAGCGTTCCAACCGCCCGGAGGACGATCCACTGATCGATGTGCGCGCGATCCTCTACGTCGAACGCGACAGCCAGAAGGGCATCGTCATCGGCAAGGGCGGTGCCCGACTGCGTGAGGTCGGCACGGCTGCGCGCACTCAGATCGAGAAGCTGCTGGGTACCAAGGTGTACCTGGAACTACGGGTCAAGGTGGCCAAGAACTGGCAACGCGACCCCAAACAGCTTGGCAAGCTGGGTTTTTAGGCTGATCTGCCTGGCGCGCTCCGTCGCCGGTCAGCACGGCAAGGGTGGGCCCAACGGAAGTTGAACTCCGCACAGCGGGTTTTTCGGCGTCGGCGTCGGCGCCGGCTGGTTGGCCTGCTTGCGTGATGCCGCGGCGGCGTTGTCGGCCGCGGCCGCGGCGCGAATCGCCGGTGTCACGCAAACCACGTCGCCACCGAAGGCTTCACGCCAGACGAAACCCTGCTTGCAGGTGTTGGGCCCGTATGCACCACCCCCGGGTTGGACGTTCTGGGCGGCCGCGGCATTCTCCTGCGCGGTTCTGGTCCGGACCGCCGGGGTGACGCAGACGGTGTCGCCCGGCCCTGCCTCACGCCACACGTAGCCCTGGACACAGGTGTCGGGACCATACGGCAGCGGATCTGCCAGCGCCGGCGTCGCGAGGGTGGCCGCGGCGGCGGCGAGGGCTGCGGACAGCGGCAGCACTTTTCGATAGATCGCGTTGGTATTCATGTTGTTTCGTTCCTCCGTTTGTCGTTCGTGGCACGCTGGCCGCTTCCGGGAAGAACGTACAAAACTCGTGCGTGGTTGACGTGAGTAGCCAGCTACTCGAAAGTATGAACCCACACCGGTGAAGACATGGCTAAATGCGCAAAAGAACAAAAACAGCAAACGCCGCGAAGGCTACCTGGGGTGATTCGGCGGCCGCTGCCCGAACTGGCGCGGCGGGGCCGTCACCGGCTCAGCGCCGTCGCCCTTGCCGTAGACCGCGACGACGACACTGCGGTCCAGGCTGTTCGCCGACCACACCCCGATGTCGACATTGGAGCAGTCGAACATGATGGCGTGATAGTCCGGGCGGTACCACCACTGGTTCAGGATCTCGACGCCGTTGATCGCCAGCGCCGGGTTGATCGCCACCGTTTGGGCGACCGGTCCGGCGTATCCCGCATTGCGGGCGCGGTCGGCGACGGTCGAACCGTCCGAGCCGAGGTCGTCGTTGAGGGCGCGGTTGTTCAGCACGTCGTTGGTGTGCCACTGCGCGGCCAGCCGGAGCTTCGGGTTGATCCTGATCTTCGACTCGCAGTTGGCGCGCTCATGCATGGTGGAGACGTTGGCCACCACGCCGTCGTTGAGCCGACGGTTGTCGGCCTGCGCCGCCGGCGGCGCGGCGATCGTGGCGAAGGTCATCGTCGCGACAACTCCCAGTGCGGATCCCACCGCGATGCTGCGCATGCTCATGAGACGGGAGAGTACGCGAGTCACACACCGGCTCACAGCCGATTAGCGCGCGCCGGCCACCCGCCCCGGCGCCGTGACCGGTCCGGCCGCATCGCCGTGGCCGTACACCGCGACCAGCACGCTGCGGTTCAGGCTGTTCTCCGACCACACCCCGATGTCGACGTTGGCGCAATTGGACATGGTGGCGTGGTAGTCCGGCCGATAGAACCACTGGTTGAGGATCTCGATGCCGTTGATGGCCAGCGCCGGGTTGATGGCGGTGGTCTCGGCGACCTCGCCCTCGTAGCCGGCCGCCCGCGCCCGGTCGGCCACGGTCGAACCGTCCGAGCCGATGTCGCCGTTGAGCGCGTGGTTGTTCAGCACGTCGTTGGCGTGCCACTGCGCGGCCAACCGCAGCTTCGGGTTGACCCGCACCATGGGTTCGATGTCGAGATCGTCGGCGCAACCGGCCTTCATCATCATGGTGTGCACGTTGGCGACGATGCTGTCGTTGAGACGCTTGTTGTCCGCGGCCGCACCGGGGGCGGCCACGACGGCCAGTGTCGTCAGGAGTGTGATCGGCATCGTTACCGCGACCGTGCGTGGGGTCAGTCTCATGCCGGTGATCCTAAAGGTCAGCTCGATTCTGTCCACCACGGGCTGGGCTGGCGGGTGTGCCAGCCGCCGAGCGCCTCCAGCGCGGCCGCCAGCGATATCAGCAGCGGCTCGCTGTTGGCGGGCCCCATCAGCTGCACGCCGATCGGTAGACCGGCGTCGGTGAAGCCGGCCGGGATGTTGATCGAGGGCCACCCCAGCACGTTCCACGGCCAGGCCACCGGGCAGGCGGCGATCATCGTGCGGTCGGTGGCGATGCCGCTGAGGCCGTCGAACGCGTCGACCCGCAGCGCCGGTCGGGCGGTGGTGGGGGCCACCACCACGTCGACGGTGTCGAAGATCGCGCCGATGCGCCGCTGTGAGGCGGCCTCGTGTCGACGCGCCTTGCTCAGCGCCCGCTGCGACAGCGCGCGACCGATCCGCAGGTTGGCCCGGGTTCGGGGGTCCAGTTCGGCCGTTTCGCCCACCCGCATGCCCCAGTCCAGCAGCCCGGCGGTCGAGCGCGACAGGAAGCTCCACGACAGCCGCAGCCCGTAGTCCGGGCCGCCGGTCATCACGGTGTGGCCCAGCTGGCCGAGCTGCTCGGCGACCGCGTCGAGCGCGGTGTGGATCTGCGGGTCGAGCGTGGCCCGGAATCCGGTGAACGGGAACCGGGTCGAGATCGCCACCCGCAGCGGGCCGGGGGCCGTGCCGACGGCTTCGAGCGCCGACACCGGCGGTGGTTTGTGCAGGTCGCCGTCGGCGTTGCCGGACACGGCGTCGAGCACCAGGGCGGCGTCGGCGACGGTGTGCGCCAACACCCCGTTGACCGTGATGCCGTTGAACGCCTCGGGGAGCGGCCAGGTGGAGATGCGCCCGCGCTGCGGTTTGATCCCGACCAGGTTGGTCCACGCGGCCGGGATGCGCACGCTGCCGGCGCCGTCGGAGCCGATCGCCGCCGGCACCAGCCCGGCCGCCACCGCGGCGGCACTGCCGCCCGAGGACCCGCCGGGAGTGTGGTTGGCGGACCACGGATTTCGGGTATGTCCGAAGGCCGGACCGCTGGTGAACGGCCACTGGCCGAACTCGCAGGTGTTGGTCTTGCCCACGATCACCGCACCGGCGACGCGCAGCCGGCGCACCAGCTCGGCGTCGGCGGTGGCCGCGGGGATCCACCCGGAGGTACCGAATGCCGTTGGCACACCGGCAATATCGAC from Mycolicibacterium sp. MU0053 includes:
- the ybeY gene encoding rRNA maturation RNase YbeY encodes the protein MSIEVSNESGLDVSEEELISVARFVIDKMDVNPGAELSMVLLDTAAMADLHMRWMDLPGPTDVMSFPMDELEPGGRPDAPEVGPSMLGDIVLCPQFAAEQAKNAGHDVEHELALLTVHGVLHLLGYDHGEPDEEKEMFALQRQLLEDWYHDQAQLYRRNVQAERDSSLLGKSQHFLSPPADDQL
- a CDS encoding hemolysin family protein — translated: MSELAPLLGAIALAVLGGFFAAIDAAISTVSIARIEEMVRDERPGAVRLARVVSERPRYINLVVLLRIACETTATVLLVEYLRDLMSVGWALLIAAAVMVVVSFVLIGVGPRTVGRQNAYTIALASALPLQGISLLLAPISRLLILLGNALTPGRGFRNGPFASEIELREVVDMAQQSGVVADDERRMIQSVFELGDTPAREVMVPRTEMVWIESDKNAGQATSLAVRSGHSRIPVIGENVDDIVGVVYLKDLVQQTYHSVTGGSETQIADLLRPAVFVPDSKRLDELLREMQRDRNHMVLLVDEYGAIAGLVTIEDVLEEIVGEIADEYDDDETAPVEDLGDQCYRVSTRLGIEDLGELYDGVEFEDDLDVDTVGGLLALELGRVPLPGAEVVSHGLRMRAEGGNDHRGRVRIGTVLVRPVEPQHDSNEESGDDE
- the era gene encoding GTPase Era, translated to MSEFRSGFVCFVGRPNTGKSTLTNALVGEKVAITSNRPQTTRHRIRGIVHRPDFQIVLVDTPGLHRPRTLLGQRLNDLVKDTYSEVDVIGLCIPADEKIGPGDRWILEQIRAVAPRTTLVVVVTKIDKITKDRIAEQLLAVSELVGPDVDIVPVSAVKAEQLDVLTNVLVGKLQPGPAFYPDGELTDEPEETLMAELIREAALEGVRDELPHSLAVVIDEVEERSNRPEDDPLIDVRAILYVERDSQKGIVIGKGGARLREVGTAARTQIEKLLGTKVYLELRVKVAKNWQRDPKQLGKLGF
- a CDS encoding CAP domain-containing protein encodes the protein MRSIAVGSALGVVATMTFATIAAPPAAQADNRRLNDGVVANVSTMHERANCESKIRINPKLRLAAQWHTNDVLNNRALNDDLGSDGSTVADRARNAGYAGPVAQTVAINPALAINGVEILNQWWYRPDYHAIMFDCSNVDIGVWSANSLDRSVVVAVYGKGDGAEPVTAPPRQFGQRPPNHPR
- a CDS encoding CAP domain-containing protein, with the protein product MTPRTVAVTMPITLLTTLAVVAAPGAAADNKRLNDSIVANVHTMMMKAGCADDLDIEPMVRVNPKLRLAAQWHANDVLNNHALNGDIGSDGSTVADRARAAGYEGEVAETTAINPALAINGIEILNQWFYRPDYHATMSNCANVDIGVWSENSLNRSVLVAVYGHGDAAGPVTAPGRVAGAR
- a CDS encoding amidase; translated protein: MRNTTRFPTVADQLYQLASGAATSVDLVRRSLDAIEKSQHSLNAFRVVLTDSALRDAAEADRRRADGHRAPLLGIPIAVKDDVDIAGVPTAFGTSGWIPAATADAELVRRLRVAGAVIVGKTNTCEFGQWPFTSGPAFGHTRNPWSANHTPGGSSGGSAAAVAAGLVPAAIGSDGAGSVRIPAAWTNLVGIKPQRGRISTWPLPEAFNGITVNGVLAHTVADAALVLDAVSGNADGDLHKPPPVSALEAVGTAPGPLRVAISTRFPFTGFRATLDPQIHTALDAVAEQLGQLGHTVMTGGPDYGLRLSWSFLSRSTAGLLDWGMRVGETAELDPRTRANLRIGRALSQRALSKARRHEAASQRRIGAIFDTVDVVVAPTTARPALRVDAFDGLSGIATDRTMIAACPVAWPWNVLGWPSINIPAGFTDAGLPIGVQLMGPANSEPLLISLAAALEALGGWHTRQPSPWWTESS